The Montipora capricornis isolate CH-2021 chromosome 3, ASM3666992v2, whole genome shotgun sequence genome window below encodes:
- the LOC138039958 gene encoding uncharacterized protein — MALGMGVNISSVREVIHIGPPRSVREYFQEAGHAGRDNKQSHAILYYNNHDRAANKPGMTEHMRLYCKSTGKCLRKQLLFYLNAPSLVPSDKFHNCCDVCKSLCGCQDCNLKVHTQTAAVADASMSEATVFNEDASLKLVEKLQNYFTSLKKSKNKYVQQQSGWQCITKDTVEDIV; from the coding sequence ATGGCTTTGGGAATGGGTGTTAACATTTCATCTGTAAGAGAGGTGATACACATTGGTCCGCCAAGATCAGTACGTGAATACTTCCAAGAAGCAGGTCATGCAGGAAGAGACAATAAACAGTCTCATGCTATCCTTTACTATAATAACCATGATAGAGCTGCCAATAAACCAGGGATGACAGAACACATGAGGTTATACTGCAAGAGCACTGGGAAGTGTTTGAGGAAACAgttgttgttttatttaaaTGCTCCATCTCTAGTGCCAAGTGATAAATTTCACAATTGTTGTGATGTGTGCAAGTCCCTTTGTGGCTGTCAGGATTGTAATTTGAAAGTGCACACACAAACCGCAGCTGTGGCTGATGCTTCAATGTCAGAAGCCACTGTCTTCAATGAGGATGCCTCTCTCAAGCTGGTGGAAAAGCTCCAAAACTATTTTACATCACTGAAAAAAAGTAAGAACAAGTATGTCCAACAACAATCAGGCTGGCAGTGCATTACCAAAGACACTGTGGAAGATATTGTCTAA